Proteins from one Dethiosulfovibrio peptidovorans genomic window:
- a CDS encoding cysteine--tRNA ligase, with protein MTLSLYNDLTRKKEPFVPLHEKEVRFYSCGPTVYDYFHIGNARPFIVFDVLRRYMEFSGYDVTFVQNFTDIDDKMIDRANERGITVQELAEQTIADYFEDADALGIKRASVYPRATEHMAEIIDLVKKLKTSGHAYEVDGVVYFDVSSFPGYCKLSGQNVEELQAGARIEVNSSKKSPLDFVLWKAQKPGEPAWDSPWGKGRPGWHIECSAMAMKYLGETLDIHSGGTDLIFPHHENEIAQAEAATGQPFVRYWIHNEYILIDKEKMSKSLGNFMTAREARKHYSPLAIRMFMLSAHYRSPVSFGPEGLQQATSALERLHNSWSDFRYAVDTRPQSPGEVGRFLEAMDTHRKSFVTAMDDDFNTAGALGAVFEAISSTNSYVKTAETLDPKAVDVIGGFFRDLDQVMGLMALDESSSGVVDGERIEELIRKREQARSAKDFTTSDAIRDELAAQGILLEDTPQGTKWKKKI; from the coding sequence ATGACTCTCAGCCTGTATAACGACCTGACCAGGAAGAAAGAACCATTCGTCCCACTGCATGAGAAAGAGGTCCGGTTTTACAGTTGCGGCCCAACGGTATACGACTATTTTCACATTGGCAACGCCCGCCCTTTCATCGTCTTTGACGTGCTTCGCCGATACATGGAGTTCTCGGGCTACGACGTGACCTTCGTCCAGAACTTCACCGACATCGACGACAAGATGATCGACCGGGCCAACGAGAGGGGAATCACCGTTCAGGAACTGGCGGAACAGACCATCGCCGACTACTTCGAGGACGCCGACGCCCTGGGAATCAAGCGGGCCTCCGTCTATCCCCGGGCGACGGAACACATGGCGGAGATCATCGACCTCGTCAAAAAGCTGAAGACCTCGGGCCATGCCTACGAGGTGGACGGGGTCGTCTACTTCGACGTGTCTTCCTTCCCAGGATACTGCAAGCTCTCGGGCCAGAACGTGGAGGAACTTCAGGCCGGCGCCAGGATCGAGGTCAACAGCTCCAAGAAAAGCCCTCTGGACTTCGTCCTGTGGAAAGCCCAGAAACCGGGCGAACCCGCCTGGGACAGCCCCTGGGGAAAGGGACGTCCGGGATGGCACATCGAATGCAGCGCCATGGCAATGAAATATCTGGGAGAGACCCTGGACATCCACTCGGGGGGAACCGACCTTATCTTCCCCCACCACGAGAACGAGATCGCTCAGGCGGAGGCCGCCACGGGGCAGCCCTTCGTCCGGTACTGGATCCACAACGAGTATATCCTCATCGACAAGGAAAAGATGTCCAAATCCCTGGGGAACTTCATGACCGCCCGGGAGGCCCGGAAGCACTATTCCCCCCTGGCCATCCGGATGTTCATGCTCAGCGCTCATTACAGATCTCCGGTGAGCTTCGGTCCCGAGGGACTTCAACAGGCGACCTCCGCCCTGGAGCGGCTTCACAACAGCTGGTCCGATTTCAGATACGCCGTGGACACCCGTCCCCAGTCTCCGGGAGAGGTGGGACGTTTCCTGGAGGCCATGGACACCCACCGGAAGAGCTTCGTCACCGCCATGGACGACGACTTCAACACGGCCGGCGCCCTGGGAGCCGTCTTCGAGGCGATCTCATCCACTAACTCCTACGTCAAAACAGCCGAGACCCTCGACCCCAAAGCGGTTGATGTCATCGGCGGCTTCTTCCGCGACCTTGACCAGGTCATGGGCCTCATGGCCCTCGACGAGAGCTCGTCGGGGGTCGTCGACGGCGAACGGATTGAAGAGCTCATCCGCAAACGGGAACAGGCCCGCTCAGCTAAGGACTTCACCACGTCTGACGCCATCCGAGACGAGCTGGCGGCTCAGGGCATCCTCCTGGAGGACACCCCTCAGGGAACCAAGTGGAAGAAAAAAATATAA